A window from Citrus sinensis cultivar Valencia sweet orange chromosome 3, DVS_A1.0, whole genome shotgun sequence encodes these proteins:
- the CHI1 gene encoding chitinase CHI1 precursor (The RefSeq protein has 5 substitutions compared to this genomic sequence) produces MAPLNMKKNIVTFALVGILALAFPTKVMCQNVASIVTPQFFDGIKNQAAASCAGKSFYTRDAFLNAAKAYPQFGSGSPEVSKREIAAFFAHVTHETGHLCYIEEINKSNRYCDEQNKQYPCVPGKFYYGRGPIQLTGNGNYGAAGKAIGFDGLRAPETVAKDPVVSFKTALWFWMTNVHPVMNQGFGATIQRINGAVECGGKQPAQVQARIGYYKDYCNKFGVAPGPNLSC; encoded by the exons ATGGCTCCActtaacatgaaaaaaaatattgtaaccTTTGCTCTTGTGGGCATTCTTGCCCTAGCTTTTCCCACCAATGTAATGTGTCAAAATGTTGCTAACATTGTGACTCCCCAGTTCTTCGACGGCATAAAGAATCAGGCAGCCGCGAGTTGTGCCGGCAAGAGCTTCTACACGAGAGATGCGTTTCTGAATGCTGCCAAGGCTTATCCTCAATTTGGTAGCGGCTCTCCAGAAGTTTCGAAGCGTGAGATTGCTGCATTTTTTGCACACGTCACTCATGAAACTGGAC ATTTCTGCTACATAGAAGAGATTAACAAGTCCAACAGGTACTGTgatgaacaaaacaaacagTACCCATGTGTTCCCGGAAAGTTCTACTACGGCCGTGGACCGATCCAACTCACCGGAAATGGCAACTACGGAGCTGCCGGAAAAGCCATCGGGTTTGACGGATTAAGAGCTCCCGAAACGGTGGCCAAGGACCCCGTTGTGTCATTTAAGACTGCCGTGTGGTTTTGGATGACCAATGTGCACCCAGTTGTGAACCAAGGTTTTGGTGCAACAATTCAGAGAATCAATGGTGCCGTTGAATGCGGTGGCAAGCAACCTGCTCAGGTTCAAGCTCGCATTGGATATTATAAGGATTATTGCAACAAATTTGGTGTTGCTCCTGGCCCAAATCTCTCTTGTTAA